A window from Microbacterium ginsengiterrae encodes these proteins:
- the tatA gene encoding Sec-independent protein translocase subunit TatA has protein sequence MAGLTGWHLLVLVLVILLLFGAAKLPALAKSMGQSARVFKGEMKAMKEEDAATQQNVADAPVVSTTSENSAPPRNDGGNSGTPTT, from the coding sequence ATGGCTGGATTGACCGGTTGGCACCTGCTCGTCCTCGTCCTCGTCATCCTGCTTCTGTTCGGCGCGGCGAAGCTTCCGGCGCTGGCGAAGAGCATGGGACAGTCCGCGCGCGTCTTCAAGGGTGAGATGAAGGCGATGAAGGAAGAGGATGCCGCGACGCAGCAGAACGTCGCCGACGCACCCGTGGTGTCGACCACCTCTGAGAACAGCGCACCGCCGCGTAATGACGGCGGCAACAGCGGCACCCCGACGACCTGA